The Stigmatella aurantiaca DW4/3-1 genome contains the following window.
GGATGGCACCCCGCGCCGCAGAAGTAGAGCCCTTGCACCGGCGTCTCGTAGGGGAGGCGGTCGGTGAAGCCGCGCTTGTTGTCCACGTGGTGGATGTGGCCGTGGGTGATGCCGAAGTGGGACTCGATGCGCGGTGGGGTGAGGGCGAAGGTCTCCACCACCAGGTCGCTGGTGCCCGGGGCGAAGCGGTCGCAGATGGACAGGAGGTGCTGGACGTACCGCGACTCCTCTTTTTCCCAGGAGGAGCCGGCCGGCTGCGAGGGCACCCACTGCACGAAGAGGGCGGAGTTGTGGTGGCCCTGATCATCGCGGAGCGTGGGGTCGATGGGGGTGTGGAAGTACCACTCGATGGAGGGGAACTCCGAGAGCCGTCCGGCCTTCGTGTCGGCGTAGGCGCGCGCGAGGGCGCCGAGCACGTCCTTCTCTTGCGGCAGCAGGTGGATGGTGGGGCCGAACTGGCCGCGATCCTCGGGCAGGCAGGTGAAGGTGGGCAGGCCCTTGAGGCACAGGTTGACCTTGAGGGTGGTGCCCGGGGCGGCCATCGCCTCGATGCGCTGGCGGAAGTCCTTGGGCACGGCGGAGGACTCCAGCAGCCCGAGCGTGCGGAACGGATCCGCGTTGGAGACCACCACGGAGGCGGAGATCTCCTCGCCGCTTTGGAGGACCACGCCCTTCACCACGCCGCCGTCCGTGCGGATGGAGGCCACGGGAGCGCGGGTGCGGATCTCCGCGCCGTGCCTGCGGGCCACCCGCTCCAGGGACTGGGTGACGGTGCCCATGCCGCCGCTGACGATCATCCACGTGCCGCCCGAGCCCGGCAGCCGGCACATGTTGTGGACGAGCAGGTTCATCCCCGCGCCCGGCGTGTCGTAGCCGGCGTCCAACCCGGAGAAGGCATCCGTCACCGCGTACATGGCCTTCACGAGGTCCGACTCGAAGCCGAAGCGGTCCAGATACTCGTGGGCCGAGCCCCGGCACAGCCGGATGAAGGCGTGGCGCAGGGCGGGGCGGATGTAGCGTTCGGCGGTCTCCTCCAAGGACAGTGGTGGCAGCAGCCACGCGGGGGCCAGGTCATCGCGCATGGCCGCCAACTCGGCGTTCA
Protein-coding sequences here:
- a CDS encoding phytoene desaturase family protein, whose product is MPDVIIVGAGHNGLVTAALLARRGLKVTVLEDKDTVGGACKTEYPFRSAPKLGVSTGAYLLGLMPPEILRELELELPLRRRDPHYFLPTTDKRYLLFGSNEREMQRQFLEFFSEADWKANQAMNAELAAMRDDLAPAWLLPPLSLEETAERYIRPALRHAFIRLCRGSAHEYLDRFGFESDLVKAMYAVTDAFSGLDAGYDTPGAGMNLLVHNMCRLPGSGGTWMIVSGGMGTVTQSLERVARRHGAEIRTRAPVASIRTDGGVVKGVVLQSGEEISASVVVSNADPFRTLGLLESSAVPKDFRQRIEAMAAPGTTLKVNLCLKGLPTFTCLPEDRGQFGPTIHLLPQEKDVLGALARAYADTKAGRLSEFPSIEWYFHTPIDPTLRDDQGHHNSALFVQWVPSQPAGSSWEKEESRYVQHLLSICDRFAPGTSDLVVETFALTPPRIESHFGITHGHIHHVDNKRGFTDRLPYETPVQGLYFCGAGCHPAGSVIGAAGHNAAGVVLKALER